Genomic DNA from Xiphophorus hellerii strain 12219 chromosome 16, Xiphophorus_hellerii-4.1, whole genome shotgun sequence:
TTTATTCCATTAAGCTTGGCTAAACAATACTgcctgatttaattaaaaacaaaaacagagaactgTCTTTCATCCAAAGATCTAATCAATGCAAGGCTTTCAattcttctaatttatttttctcaaataatgAAACGTCTTTACACTGCAGACTTAAATCAGGTATTTGTTCCTGAtcactgttttctatttgtcttccTTTTTGTAATACCACACACTCCAAGCGTTCCAGTTCAACCTCAGAACACCATTCAGCCCATCGTCGTCCAGCATTACATCACCAGTAACATTGTCCACAGATTCCAACTCAAACTCACTCCTACTTAAATCTACAACAGACTTTACTGAAGGTTTTGTTCcatcaacaaaaccaaacaaaccagtTCTGTAAAACTCACCAAAGGTTGCACAACTTGAAGGCTTGAGTTCACTATCAAAGCGATAAGGTAGAAATAACTGCATTATGCTTTGGTAAAACTTTTCTGGCTCTTTTGTTTCAGAGAAACGCGCATATCGAACAGCTGCTGGTTTTGTCCAAATTCTTTTTGCAATAAACCCAAAGTCATTATTcaactttattgcatttctacatttctcattttttgtcaaaacgcTATAATCTGAAGCAAACTTAACCAGGCACCTATTATTAAACATATTATCATTCGGCCTATTCTTATAGCGGTCAACTATCTCAGTCATCCACATGTCTTTTGGGGTAAGATCCTGTGATCTAGCTTTTGTCTCAAAACAGAAATGGGAAAActcattttcacaatattatcaccagttggaataaaaataacGCTCCGAGAACACTCCTTTAAATGCATGTTGGTGAGTCTATACACTGCTTCCTGAGCACAAACATCACGGTTATGCAAATAGACTCTACCAAATCTCTTTAAAGCTTCTTTAGCACAAACATTTCCTTCTTTGGCTGCTTCTCTTTCTGTCCATTTCCTAGAAGAAAACCAATTTCACGTTAAATTTTTGACATGTAAGATACAATATAAACACAACATGCATATGCATCAACACAGTATTGGATATCAATATTTGCATTCCAAGCTTTTAACAGCGGTTTACTATATGGATGAATCcagatttctttaatttgcCTTTTCAACACCATTCCTACTAAATCGTTTATATGCTGATTCAAATACATCTTGATTCATGCACAAGCCTTCAAACATTTCTTCCACGGTGCTATATGGACAGTTCTCACCCTAACCCTCCTTGTTTTGTGGTCAgtattatttcaccattttattaatgtgggttgccagtttggatcaggcttcctatgaagctataagaatgatagaaaacatgctaacaaaaagcctcagacctgcagctcACAGGCAGTTCTAGACACAGGCTAacagaagtggctctttggctcaaatatatattaaattatgaaatattgccctgttttttgtttcattcttttttaattgccctGAGGGCaacaatttattcacatatatgtacatttattattattgatactttaattaaaaatgagttaTACAAGTTTATGTCGGGGAGCAGGGGGGGCGATGACATGTTCGCATACACCTCGGAAAGTATGTATGTAgttgcgccccctgctggcagtTCCTCTAAAGGTCGGACCTCTTAATGCGCATGCTCTGCTCGCTGTCAGATCattatttagtttgcaaaataaatgtacttatcAAGGcttttcagaattgtttttacacagactttaaaaatgttgcagtcCACTGTACcgcagataaaataaataaattcatggaGCGTCTGTTAAAAACATGTGAAAGCGGTTGAGTTAGTCTTCTCAATCACTCTTCGTGCCCAACTGGTTTTTCTTCGCTCGTCTCTTTGAGCTCGCGGTTCACCATCCACTTCCTGTATTTGGCCCTGGTCTTCTTGTAGCCGAACCTGGCGATGTCCACCATGAACACCCAGGCCAGCAGATACATGACCACGCCGCCAAGCTTCATTATCAGCAAAGTCCTGGGCGAAGTGAGCTCGCAATAAAACATGACGGTCCCCAGGCCGACGCGCACCGCGGCGAACAGCAGGATGAAGAGCAGGTCCACGGCGTCGCCCAGCAGGCTGTCGTAGAGTCCCAGCTGGCGGAGGAACCAGCGGCTCTGCAGCAGCGGGTTGGTGATCTCGCTGCCGAAGATCACCCCGCAGGTCTCACAGCCCGACACGCCCATCAGCAGCGCCAGGAGGATGCCCACGATGCTGGCGGCGTGATGCGCCAGCATGACTGGGCCCTCGCTCCGGTAGCACACGCACCAACCCAGGTCAAAGAAGAAGTAGCCGAGGCAGACTGCCAGGGCAAATATCTGGAGGTCAGTGTTTTCTGTACCTgcagagaagataaaaaaatgaaatcttaaTCCTATAAGAATGTAACTATTGGACCAATAACATCCatcttcaaatcattttttgagATCTACAGGTTTAGTGTGATACTTTTAACCCCTTATTCTTTGCAAAGCTAAACCCACCGAACCTGTTTTTGTGTCCATGCTCAGCATGTCTTCAGATTCAACAGCAGCAGAATGGTTTCTGGTCTTTTTTCAACTTCTGGGAATCAGACTTCCAAAATGATCTCAGTCATTCTTAATAAAAACCacttaatatttggtttaaacATAGAGAACCATCGTAAATTGGCTTTGGATTTATTGTTCTGAGTAACAATGCGCCATGTTTGCCTTCGAACTGAACCATCGCAtcacagtttctgtgttttcctgctgACCTGCATGTGTGAAGGGCCAGGGACCGTCAACAAACACAACGTATGCCGTCAGCAGCACTATGATGACGCCATGGGTCAAGGTGACCAAGCGGCAGTTCCACTCGGGCCCTCGGTGAGAGAAGGTGGAGCAGAACAACAGGTAGAGGCACAGCCAGCCAATCAGGCTGCAGATCACCTCCAATGCAGGCATGGCAGTCTAGATGAAGATAAGACTGGACATGGACAAAGATATAATAGTGTTGGCATGTTTTGATGTCATATAgttaatgtgtgttttcaaaGACTTTCCATGCGATGAAGATGTCTTCAGTATCTGTGTGGATCTGATTTCAGAGCATAACCTGAATGTCACAGATGATGTGTTTGCAACAACTGATCTATACATAAGACTCAGACAGCTGATTACCAGAGATTTGGAGCTGCAttgataaatgtaaaaacattttgttgcgtTGACAGTTTGCTACCTCGTCCCTAATTTGGACTTCAGTAGATATTTGATGACATTGTGAGAGTGGCAGCATTTGCTTCAACACATTGTTGCACCAGTATAAAGATGGGTCAAAGCCATTCACAAGCTCTGTAACTAAGCAAGAAGAGACactaaaataagataaatcatGCTGAGCTGATAAAATAAGTCTgacattagaaaaatatattgatgCATTGGACAGATGATTTTTGGTTTTGATATTTTCCCTTTATTATCAATATCATTGCATTACAGTTTGAACATTATGCTGATTattaaacaggaaataaagGAATTGAGAACTGCTGTAGAAACCTCATTATTTTTCAGGTGTGCAACCCAATGCTGATTTAAAGCTTCCCCCGCCccaaataaatcacacatatAAACTGGAAAAAGCGGTTTATTGAACTTCAAAATTAAAGTCTCTATTTAGCTATTAGAGAAGCCTttgagtgttttaaaataatcgATAATGACAATGCTtcaaggtgtaaaaaaaaaaaagaaaaaagaaagtgttctttttcagttgttttctggTTAAATCTGATATTGAGCTACTGCAATGGCACCAATctgttattgaaaatattttaaggttatgtttacttaaaacaaaaatataaataaaatgctgagtaaacaaaagaacatttttgaggAATAAGGGTAAATGAAACACTTTACTCCATTTCTTCCAGAACTGCATTCAAACAGAGTAGCAACATGTTCATCCactgaacatttaaattatgtgactaatataagaaacaaaacatcagaaattattcataaattatttatgcAACTAAGAGCTGCTTGTTTACAAGCGCggcggccatattgtatttttaattatgtaacAAACCAGCTTTTGCAGcctcaagtaaaattaaaagtaaaaaaaattctagtaacaatataaaatacttcaatttaataaacagaaaatattgagaaaatacattttactgccAACTCAAATTTAtgctttaaactttaactttggaGTACTTTAAcataaccccccccccaaaaacacTAGTAGTAGAGTACCTACTATGACATTGCAGGTCTTATAAATActccagagaaaaataaattgcaaaaagTAGAAACTCTGTGGAGTTAAGATGAGGTAAAAAACTTGTTAAGATAATGCTAAACTTTGAAAGTTTAATACAAAAagatttggtaacactttatttgaaggggtgtgcataagactgacatgacactgtcataaacattccacttcatgttcatgacagatgttatgtcatgtttatgatagtgtcatgtcagtcttatgcataCCCCTTCAAATAAGGTGTTACCAAAGATTCCTTAAACTCACATGTTCTTCAGCTGAAGTCTGTTAGACTATATCCATCACCCATACACTACTTTCTAGGACCTTGTTTATTTCGTGTCGAAACTCTGGATAGTTATCATAATTAACTGGCAACTCTAGGTAGCAACCGCATGTGTGGGCAACTGGCCGTCTCTGAATACCTTGAAGTTGAGTGAAGCTAACACTGATAGTTTTTTGAAGAAACAAATCAGATCCTGTGCAGAACCGCAGAAAAAGTGACAGGTGTTGTGAGTCTGATTCTCTGAGATAAGAACTTAAatatttgctgatgtttttctgctgtgcATTCATGACTACAGGGTATACAATTGAATTTATAACCTTTCTTAATGTTGGCTGGAGATTTTCATATGCAGCTGTAATACTTTCCATCTCAGACCTCAGAGGGGAAAGGACAGTGCTCCACTGCTCAATAACAAAGGCAGGTTCCTGAATGAGCTTTTGGTGGGCAAGCTCCTCAAGTAGTAGCTCTATGTTATCAGCTGTTGGTACTCTTCGACAGTTATGGATATCCATGATTTCCAGAAGCTCTTCTTTGTCAACACTCTGAAAATCTGAAAGGCAAGATTCAAACACCATCCGATCGTACTCTGTAACATACCTTAAGAAGCTATCAACAAGAGGACTCTTTATAGAACCAAGAACTGCTTGTTCCAGTATTACTGGAGCAAGTTTTATAGGCAGGTACTTCTGTTTTTGCCAGCCAAAGGCAATAATTCGGCCAATGCTTTCCCATTGTTGCTGTACAAAATCATGACGCAAGTAGGGCACCTTAAAGTTATTGCCCATTGTACACTGTTCATAAAAGTCCTGCCAAAATTCTGAGAGGACATCCCTCAAAACTCCTCCATCATCAACAGCCTTTTCTCGCCTTCCATCAGGGAGCACCACTTGAATACATATGTCCTCCTGAGTGACACCTGgatcacaaaaatgtgaaattagttCTTTCAGGATCTGGCCACGGTGAAGAACAAGGATTTTCTTAATCCCTTCTCTCTGAACAATTGGCTCGTTCAAAGAATCaaattgtgaagaagaaagcaCTGGACTAGATGGCTGTGGAGACAGAGGAAGGGTGTCATCAAGACTGACACTATCTGTGTCAGAAATGTGTCCTGTGAAAAAGGTAACAGTGCCACTGTCTTCTAAAATGTCCCCATTGATTCCTGCATCTAGCTCTTGGACATTGGACAAATCACCCATGTCATCAGTAGAGTAAACTAGGTGAACATTatcactgctgctgtttgtcaggACACTGCTGGTTCCAACATATATGGCATCAATGCTGTCTGGTGCTTTGGATTGAGTCAGTGGTGTGCAAACTTGAGAGTGAGTAgaaaaccttaaagtgtcttgGTCATTTCCACTGGGGTTGTCTGGTTCTGAGTCGCTGCCAGTGTCCTTCTTTTTGGTTGTTAGGTAAAAACGCAAAACAGGTAGTTTTGTCTGCTCATAAAGTTCTCCAACTGTAATATGTTCATCAAGTGAATGTTCCTGGAAATCTGTCATGTCAACCTCAAAATCTGTAATTCTTCCATGTGAATTTCTTTGAGACGGAAAAAACAAACCCACTGCCTTTTcaattaagtcattttttctACAGTCCTTTGACACATAAATTTTTCTTGTTCCACC
This window encodes:
- the LOC116734879 gene encoding TLC domain-containing protein 5-like, with the protein product MPALEVICSLIGWLCLYLLFCSTFSHRGPEWNCRLVTLTHGVIIVLLTAYVVFVDGPWPFTHAGTENTDLQIFALAVCLGYFFFDLGWCVCYRSEGPVMLAHHAASIVGILLALLMGVSGCETCGVIFGSEITNPLLQSRWFLRQLGLYDSLLGDAVDLLFILLFAAVRVGLGTVMFYCELTSPRTLLIMKLGGVVMYLLAWVFMVDIARFGYKKTRAKYRKWMVNRELKETSEEKPVGHEE